The Streptococcus viridans genome contains the following window.
TGGTGGTATTCTAATATTTCAACCAAAAAATGATAGCACCAACTGCTACTACAGACAGAATCGCTACACTATCTAAGGCTTGCCATTTTAACTGCCTATAACGGCTTCTTCCCTCTCCACTTTTATAACCTCTTGCCTCCATGGCAATTGCAAGAGCATCTGCACGTTTAAAACTTGATGCAAACAAGGGAATTAAAATCGGTATAAAAGAGCGGATCTTCTGAAGGAGATTCCCTTCTCCAAAATCAACCCCTCTAGCTCTCTGTGCATTCATAATGCGAATCGTATCATCCATTAGAGTGGGGACGAAACGAAGGCTCATAGACAACATGAGTCCAATTTCATGAGCAGGAACTTTGATGATTTTAAATGGAGTTAACAACTTTTCTACGGCATCTGCTAAGCTTAAGGGCGTTGTTGTCAGTGTTAAAATCGTTGAAAATACAACAATGAGAATAAAACGACAAAAGATCACACCCGCTTGAGCAAGTCCTTTATCCGTTACAGTCAAAAAATAAAATTGAACTAAAGTCTTACCGCCAGTCGTCGCAAACAACTGAAAGAGTGTGGTGAAAGCAATGATAAAAACCATCGATTTCAGGCCATTAATAAAAAAACGGAAGGGGATCTTGGCACTCAAAATCAACGCAAAGGCCAATAAAAATAACAGGACATTCGTCAACACATTATTGGCCCAAAACAAAATAACAATTAACAAGAAAAGTCCTAGTAACTTCGCCCTTGGATCCATACGATGGAGAATGGAATTACCTGGTACATATCGTCCTAAAATCATACTATTCATGTCCAATTAACTCCTTAAACTCCTGTAAAGTGATTGGTAAAGTTGGCAAAGATAGTCCTTTTTGACGTAAGCGCCAAGCAAATTTCGTCACTTTCGGTACACCTAATTGTATGTTTTCTAATCCTTCTACATCCTGAAATACATCCCTTGGATGCCCAGACCTCACCATTCGTCCTTTTTCCAAAACATAAACAAGATTTGCGTATTCTGCCACATCTTCCATAGAATGACTAACAAGAACGATGGTCATCCCAGCTTGATGAAGTGACGCAAATAGCTTCATTAATTCCCGTCTACCTGACGGATCCAAACCAGCTGTCGGCTCGTCCAAGACCAAAATTTCAGGTTCCATCGCTAAAATGCCTGCAATAGCGACCCGTCTCATTTGCCCTCCAGACAATTCAAAGGGACTCCGTTCAAACAACTCTTCAGAAAGACCGACTAAGCGTAATTTTTCCTTAGCAATGCTCTCAGCTGATTCTTGGTCTACTCCAAAATTTTGAGGCCCAAATGCGACATCTTTTACAACAGTCTCAGCAAAGAGTTGACTTTCTGGAAATTGAAAGACGAGACCCACTTTTTTCCGAAGATCCTTTAGCTCTTTTTGAGAAGACTCAGAACTAATGCGCATATCATTCATTTGCACTTCCCCTCGACTGGGCAAAAGCAAACCATTTAATAATTGAAGGATGGTTGATTTTCCACTTCCAGTATGCCCAATTAGAGCTGTATAAGAACCGCTTGGGATTTCTATATTCACATCAAAAAGAACCGCTCCTTCAAAAGGAGTACCTTCTTGATAGGTATAACTAAGCTGTTTTAAAGCAATTCCCATAATAGTTTCTCTAGCTCTCCTTCAGTCTGATAGGTTTCTCCAACTGGAAAACCTTTTTGATGTAACATGCTGCGCAATCGATTGGCGAAAGGTTCTTCTAGTCCTATTTCATCCAGATCATCTCGAGAAAAGAGTTCTCTTGGAGTCAGATCCAAGGTCGCTTTTCCTTTTTCAAAAAGAATAACCCGATCACTTAGGGAAACTTCCTCTAAATCATGGGTAATAGAAATAACCGTTAACCCATATCGTTCTTTAACTTCTCGAACTGTACGAATTAGTTCTAGACGCCCTTCAGGATCCAACATACTGGTCGCTTCATCTAAAATGATGATTTTAGGTCGTAAAGCAATAATCCCGGCAATGGCCACTCGTTGCTTTTGTCCACCGGATAACCTAGCGGGTTCTCGATCTTTGAACTCATCCATGCGGACCATCTTCAAAGCTTCGTCTACTCGTTGCACCATTTCATCTCTTGGAATTCCTTGGTTCTCCAACCCAAACGCCACATCATCTTCAACTGTAGCCCCAACAAACTGGTTATCTGGATTCTGGAAAACCATGCCAATCTCACTACGTTTATCCCAAACATTTTCAGGAGTTAACAAATCTCCAGAAATATAGATTTGACCAGATTCCGGTTCCAACAAGCCATCAATCAAGCGGACCACTGTTGATTTACCACTTCCGTTATGTCCAATAATGGATAACCATTCACCATGTTTCACGTGAAACGAAATATCATTTAACTGATGGTTCTCATCTGTTTTTTGGTATTTAAATGTAAGATTTCGAACTTCTATAATATTATTCATTTATCTAAAGGTATCTTTAAAGAGGTAGGCACTGCCTTTAAAGTATTCATATCCAGAATAGACTGTAAAGATTAGCGCAACATAAAGCGTAATTTGGCCCAATAAATCCCAATGAAAGAGAAGGAAAATAATGGCAAACATTTGTGAGAAGGTTTTAATTTTCCCAGGCATCGCTGCTGGCAAAACAACTCCTCCTGTTTCAACCAATAACAGACGGAGGCCAGTAACAGCTAATTCACGGCAAATAATAACTGCTGTAATCCAAGCCGGAACCATCTTTAATTCAATCATCATGATAAAGGCAGACATGACAAGAAGCTTATCAGCCATAGGATCCGCAAATTTTCCAAAGTTACTAACAACTTTCCATTTACGAGCTAAATAACCGTCCAAATAATCGGTGATACTAGCAACTGCAAAGACAATAGCTGCTGCTACATGCCAACCATAACCTTTACCAAATATTAGCATCAAAATAAAAATAGGAATAAACACAATTCGAATCAGTGTTAAGGCATTTGGGATATTTTCTTTTTTCATTCTAGTCTCCTTACTAGTTTACATGATCATTTACATCTAATTGACAAAATCAACGTCGATTTAATTCGACAAAAACATCATTCCACTATTATCCCGTTATTTAGGGAAAATGATAAAGTCCGTCATATCACAAGCATTGACAAAATCTCGCCCAACCTTTACAACATCTTGTAAAGAAATACTCTGTAAAATTTTTGGAAGATCAAATAGATTTTCACCTGTCTCAATTGGATTAAATTGAGTCGCAATATAATCCAAGGAATTCAAACCGTGTAGAAAATCTCCAAACATTTCACTTTTAATCGTATCCAAATGCTCTTGGGTCACATCAGGGTCTTTCTCAAAATTCTTAATGGCCGTTCTGAACTGATGGGATATACTAACAGGTTCCGAGGTGTCCATCGTTAACATCACAAAGTGAAACGAAGACTCTACTTCAATTTCTAGTGTCAAGGAGTTGTCAAGTTTACCAACTTCATAAAGTGACTGAAATCGTTTAGATGTCCACCCAAACATCATAGCAAACAATAATTTGAGGATAATCTTATAGCGATACTGGTAAAGAGGAGGAATCTGATTTCTTCCACGAATGCCAATTGCTAATTTCGGTGAAGCAACTTCCATCCGACTTGTCTCATTTTGAACAACTGGATTTAAGTCCACGGGTGAGATATGAGGAAGAGGTTTTGAAGAGGTCTTCATCTCAAATTCAGAAACAAGATTAACAAGACTGTCAAGGTCAAAATTTCCGACAACCACTAGCTGCATATTAGATGGTTGGTAGAAATAATCGAAATTATCCTGTAAACTTTTTTCATCAATTTGGGAGAGAGAAGATACAGTACCTGCAATATCTTGGGCCAAGGGTGTATCTGGATAGAGATTTGCCAACGCCCTAAAGAATAATTGGTAGTCAGGACTATCTTGGTACATTTCGATCTCTTGTTGAATAATCAATTGTTCCTTCTTTAGAGAATCCTTTGAGAGATGAAGAGATTGTGTCATCTCCAGTAACAATCTCAGATTTTCATTGACATTCGAGGTGGTCGAAAAGAGATAGCTAGTTTGTGTAAAGCTAGTAAAGGCATTACTTTCAGCTCCCAGCTTTACAAAATGCTGTAAATAATCTTGACCGTCTTGATCTTCAAATAATTTATGTTCAAGAAAATGTGCAATCCCTGCTGGAAATTCTTTTATTCCCTCTACTCCATCTACTGTAAATCTTGTGTCAATAGAACCGAATTTAGTAGAAATGATTGCATAGCTTTCATTAAAATCCGCTTTTGGAATTAAATATAACTTCAATCCATTTTGGAGACTTGTCTGATAAACACATTCTCCAACAGCTGGATAATCTATTTTCTCCAAATCTTTCTTTATCATTCTCTTCCTTCCATAAAATAGACCGCTTGTAATTTGAGTGATTTGGCAACAGCCATAATTTCTTCTTTCGTCACCAGTTGAATAGCTTGGATCCAATCATCAATTGACAAGAACTGTTTTCCTAAAATAGAGTGTAAATAAGCTCTTTCAATCAAGGTGCCAGGTCGATCCTGCGACAATTTTGCAGCATTTATAATCATTTCTTTTGTCAAGCGCAGCTCTTCACTTGTAAACTTCCCTCTCTTCAAGTCACTCACTTGACGGCTCATCAGGGTCATGGTCCGGGTTCGATTTTTTCGATCAATCCCCGCATAGATCCGCATAAAATGAGAAAAAATATCAAAATGGCTAGAGATGGTATAAGCCAACCCTTCTTTTTCTCGAATGACTGTAAACAATTTCGAGTGAGAGAAAGCGCCCAGTAAACCATTTAAAACAATCAAAGCAAAATGCTCTTTTTCTCCATACTGAACAGGAAAATGATAACCTAACTCTAAAATAGATTGATGAGTTTCTCTTTGCTCAAGTCCTTCTCTGACAACATTTGAAAAAGATTGGGCATAAAAAAGATTGACATAAGATTTACGAGGTTGTAAACCAAATTCACTAATCTTTTCAATGACCGCTAGTTCATTGAAATCACCCATAAAGAAAAAGTCAATCAGATTTGTTTGAAGCATTTCTTGAAATGCTTGATAAGCTGACCCTTCATCCTCGTTCTGAATCTGCTGGACACTTCCATACTTGCTTAGTTTCATATCAGCTTGATCATAAAACAACCGATTCAATTGTTGGTGGGCATAATAATAATGATTTTCAATTTCTGCTTCTAGTTCTGTAATGAGATTTTTTTTCTCTACTGAAAAAGTTTCTGAATGAAAAGAGCCATCTTCTGCAAGAGGAGCATTCAGAGATACCTTTAATAAATCCAACATCTGATCTGTCAAGACATTTTTCTTGCTCAAAAAAGCATCACGGACATAAGATAAATTAATATCAATGTAGTGCATTTGACCGCGTTTTGAAACAGAAGTAGAAAAATTTGCTCCATACAAGTTCGCCAACTGCTCTCTAAATTGCTGTGAAGTTGGGTAAAGTTGATTGGCTGTTTCGATCATGCGTGAGGCTAGAACTCGTCCTGCTATTGTTTCTTCAGAAAGAGGGGCCGAGAACCGCACTTTTATCTCATTGGTCTTAAATTTTTCTGATTTCATAAAATGGATTCGAACACCAGTAACTAATTCCATCGTCATCCTCGTTCTAACAAATATTACTCTTCATTATATCATGAAATCCCCGTAAAATCTTTCCCAGACAGATTAAAAAACGTTTACACTAACTCGCCCTATTTTAGGTTTTTCATCCTTTTGTGGTATAATAACTATCATTGAGGTGAACTGTGAACTATGAACTATAAACTTTTTGATGAATTTATCACACTACAAGCTCTATTTAAAGAACTGGGAATCATCCAAAGCGGTGGAGCTATCAAAGCCTTTTTACATGAAAATCAAGTAGAGGTCAATGGAGAAGTGGAAACCAGAAGAGGACGTAAGTTACGAGTCGGAGATACAATCGAAGTAATTGGTGAGAAGGAAGTCATAACACTGACAGAACCTAGTCCAGAAGAAATTGAAGACTACCAAGCGGACAAGCTAGAAAAAGAACGCGTTGCTCAATTAGTGAAGAAATTAAATAAAGAACAGAAACAAAATAAAGATTCTAAACCTAAAAAAGAAGAGAATAAGCGGAAGCCTGTTCGTTTCCCAGGAACATAATATGTGGCTTAAATCCATACACATTCAGAAATTTCGAAATTACAAAGAAGTAAATCTTCAATTCCACTCTCGTTTGAATATTTTCTTAGGCCAAAATGCTCAAGGAAAAACCAATCTCCTCGAATCCATCTACTTTTTAGCCTTGACCCGCAGCCATCGGACCCGTTCCGATAAAGATCTAATTCATTTTCAAGAGGAACAATTTACTGTTTCAGGGGTCCTAGAAAAAAAGACCGGCTCAATCCCTTTAGAAATTTCTTTATCCTCAAAAGGACGAGTCACTAAAGTAAACCACTTAAAACAAAGCAAGTTATCAACCTATATCGGTAACATGAATGTGGTTCTCTTTGCTCCAGAGGATTTACAACTTGTTAAAGGCTCACCCGCTCTTCGCCGCAAGTTTATTGATATTGATTTAGGCCAGATGAAACCTGTCTATCTATCGGATTTAACAGCTTATCATCATGTTTTAAAGCAGCGAAACAGTTACTTAAAAACATCCAACACAGTAGACCCAACCTTTTTAGATGTTTTGGATGAGCAATTAGCAGATTATGGTAGCCGGGTCTGCATCCATCGGAAAGATTTTCTTAAAAAATTAGAAGACTTTGGGCAAGAGAAACATTTTGAAATTTCCAATCAAACTGAAAAACTATCTATTCGGTATGATTCCTCCATTCCTTTTCAAGATGAGGAGACACTTCGCCAAACCTTTATCACCTTGCTTCGAGAAAATCGGACAAAAGATCTCATCAAAAAAACAACCAGTGTTGGTCCTCACCGAGATGACATTAGCTTTTACATCAATGATATGAATGCGACTTTTGGTAGCCAAGGGCAGCACCGCAGTGTTGTTCTTTCCTTAAAATTGGCAGAGATTTCATTAATTGAATCCTTGACAAATGAAAAGCCGATTTTACTCTTAGACGATGTTATGAGTGAACTTGACAACAATCGTCAACTACATTTACTAGAAGTTATCTCTCGTGACATCCAAACGTTTATTACAACTACAACTCTAGACCACCTAAAAGACTTGCCTGAGGACTTAAAAATCTTCAATATCCAATCAGGTCAAGTTGACGAATAATTAACAAAGTTGTCAATTTTGATTGACAACTTTTTGACACAATAAAAGTGTGAAATCATAAGATTTCACACTTTTATTTTTTTATTGAACAGAGTAGTTTGGTGCTTCATTGGTAATTTGGACATCGTGTGGGTGGCTTTCTTTCAAACCTGCCCCAGACATTTCAACAAATTGTGCATTTTCATGCAATTCTTGAAGGTTGGCAGCTCCAACATAGCCCATACCAGAACGGATACCACCAATCATTTGGAAGACGATATCGGCTGCTGAACCCTTATAAGCAACCCGACCTTCGATTCCTTCTGGCACCAATTTGTTGGCTTCATTAACAGAACCTTGGAAGTAGCGGTCGCTTGAACCTTTTTTCATTGCTGCAATAGATCCCATACCACGATAAGTCTTGAACTTACGTCCTTGGAAGATTTCAGTTTCACCTGGTGCTTCATCTGTTCCTGCAAACATAGATCCAAGCATGACTGCATGACCACCAGCAGCAAGGGCTTTTACAATATCTCCAGAATACTTGATCCCACCGTCAGCAATGATTGTTTTCCCATATTCACGCGCAACAGCAGCTGCGTCATAAATCGCTGTAACTTGAGGAACTCCGACACCAGCAATCACACGAGTTGTACAGATTGAACCAGGTCCAATCCCTACCTTAACCACGTCAACACCTGCATCATAGAGAGCACGCGCTCCCTCAGCTGTAGCAATATTACCTGCAATCAAGGTGCGATCTGGGAAATGAGCGCGAATTTCAGCGATTTTACGAAGAACACCTGCAGAATGACCATGGGCTGTATCGATGACAATGGCATCCGCACCAGCTTCAAACAATGCTTCCGCACGCTCAAAAGTGTCAGATGTAACTCCGACAGCACCTGCTACTAAAAGACGACCAAATTCGTCTTTCGCTGCATTTGGAAACTCGATAACTTTTTCAATATCCTTAATGGTAATCAAACCTGACAAACGACCATTTTCATCCACCAACGGTAATTTTTCAATACGGTGTTCTTGAAGGATTCGTTCAGCTGTTTCTAAATCTGTACCAACTGGTGCAGTTACTAGATTTTCACTAGTCATATGATTTGAAATTGGTTGATCATAATCAGAAATAAAACGTAGGTCACGGTTGGTCAAAATCCCAACTAGTTTACGATTTTCCAAGGTTTCAACCACAGGTACACCACTGATCCGGTAACGTCCCATAAGTTCGTCTGCCTCAGCAATGGTATGTTCAGGTGTTAAGAAAAATGGGTCAATGATAACGCCGTTTTCAGAGCGTTTTACTTTACGAACTTCATCTGCTTGTTGGGCAATGGACATATTTTTATGAATAACCCCAAGTCCTCCAGCACGGGCAATGGCAATAGCCATTTGGCTTTCAGTGACTGTATCCATCGCAGCTGTGATGATTGGGATATTCAACACAAGGTTATCCGCCAATTTTGTACGAAGATCTGCATCGTTTGGTAATACATGACTTTCAGCTGGAATGAGCAATACATCATCGAAGGTATAACCTTTTTTCAAAAATTTAGTGTCCCAATTTGACATTCCCATTTTCCTCTTTTCTTTCTTTTTGAGCCAAGCTCGTCTTTTTTGATTGATAATATCATACCATTCTAATATAATTTGTCAATCATTTGTACAATATTTCAAAAAGAGGTGTTGGAACCTCTTTTGAATCAGTTATTTTATTGGATCATCTCAAAATCAAGAGCTTACTTGAAATAGTTTAATCCCATAGCAGATTTGACTTGATCAAGCGTTTCTGCTGCAACCGAACGGGCTACTTCACTACCTTTTTGAAGCATATCATAAACTTGTCCCATATCTTTAGCAAATTCAATCCGTCGTTCGCGAATAGGTCCCAACTCTCTTTCAAGAATCTCTAACAAATAGCGTTTGGTTTTAACATCTCCTAAACCACCCCGTTGGTAATGGTCTTTCATTTCTTGAATGGTCGCTTGATCTTCTTCTTTTCCAAACACATCCAAATAATGGAAAACCATATTTCCTTCGATTTTCCCTGGATCTTCGACACGAATATGCTCAGGATCTGTATACATACTCATGACCTTTTTCTTCAAGGTGTCCATATCATCGGCTAAATAAATACCATTTCCAAGAGATTTAGACATCTTAGCATTCCCATCCAAGCCAGGCAAACGACCCGCGGCCTCATTTTCTGGGAAAATTCCTTCCGGTTCAACCAAAACATCGCAATGATACGCATGATTAAAAGAACGAACAATTTCACGAGTTTGCTCAATCATGGGCTTTTGATCAGTTCCAACAGGCACGAGATTGGCTTTAAAAGCGGTAATATCTGCAGCTTGGGAAACAGGATAAACCAAGAAACCAGATGGAATAGACTCTCCGAATCCTTTTTGGGCAATTTCTGTCTTAACGGTTGGGTTTCGTTCCAAACGTGAAACAGAGACCAAATTCATGTAATACATGGTCAATTCCGCTAGCTCAGGGATTTGACTTTGAATAAAAATAGTTGATTTCTTTGGATCTAAACCAGCTGCTAAATAATCTAGAGCAACATTTCCAATAGACTCAACAATGGTTTGTGGATCTTTAGCATGATCCGTTAGGGCTTGCTGATCGGCTAAAAAGACAAACATCTGGTACTTGTCTTCATTTTGCATAAGAACTCGATTCTTCAACGAACCGACATAGTGTCCAATATGGAGTTTCCCAGTTGGGCGATCTCCAGTTAAAATAATCGGCTTGGTCATTTTTCTTCCTCCCTGAAGTACAAAATAAAAGCCCACGCATAGCAAAAACTATGCGAGGGCGTCTGAGACACGGTGCCACCTCACTTAGAACAGCATATGCTGTTCTCTCTGACTCATCACAAATGAGTTGCACATAAGGCCTGCTAGCCGAATCTCTATTGGTTAAGATTCTATTTGAACATCAGTCCATTTCATTCTGTTTCGTTGCTTATTTTCAGCAACCATAAGCTCTCTAAAAAACGAATACAGATTACTCTTCTGATTGCTTTTCATTATATAATGACATCAAAGGAAAGTCAAGCTCTTCAACCTTTTCTACAGACTAAATGACTTCCTCCAATGTATAAGGGTATTCATTGAAAAATCAAGCGTTTTCTAGTAAAATAGGCTTATATAGACAGAAAAAGAGGAGAACAATACGTGCTAACAGTTACAGACGTCTCACTACGTTTTAGTGATCGTAAACTTTTTGATGATGTCAACATCAAATTTACAGAAGGAAATACCTATGGTTTGATTGGGGCCAATGGTGCTGGAAAATCAACCTTTTTAAAAATCTTAGCTGGGGATATTGAACCGACAACTGGTCATATTTCTCTTGGACCAGACGAACGTCTTTCTGTTCTTCGTCAAAATCACTTTGACTACGAAGATGAGCGTGCCATTGATGTCGTTATCATGGGAAATGAAAAACTTTATAGCATCATGAAGGAAAAAGATGCTATCTATATGAAGGAAGATTTTTCAGATGAAGACGGTGTCCGCGCAGCAGAACTTGAAGGAGAATTCGCTGAACTAGGTGGTTGGGAAGCGGAAAGTGAAGCTTCACAACTCCTCCAAAATCTGAATATTCCAGAAGAGCTCCACTACCAAAATATGAGTGAACTAGCAAATGGAGATAAAGTGAAAGTCCTCCTAGCCAAAGCTCTCTTTGGTAAACCAGACGTCCTTCTTTTGGACGAGCCGACCAACGGTCTTGATATTCAATCTATTACCTGGTTAGAAGATTTCTTGATTGATTTCGAGAATACCGTTATCGTTGTATCCCACGACCGTCACTTCTTGAATAAAGTATGTACCCACATGGCCGACCTAGACTTTGGAAAAATCAAACTCTATGTTGGTAACTATGATTTCTGGAAAGAATCATCTGAGCTAGCTGCCAAGTTGTTAGCAGACCGGAATGCCAAAGCAGAAGAAAAAATCAAACAATTACAAGAATTTGTGGCTCGTTTCTCTGCTAATGCGTCAAAATCAAAACAGGCAACTTCGCGTAAAAAGATGCTTGACAAGATTCAGTTAGAAGAAATTGTCCCATCTAGCCGAAAATACCCATTTATCAGCTTTAAAGCGGAGCGAGAAATTGGGAATGATCTGTTGACAGTAGAGAACTTATCTGTAAAGATTGACGGTGAAACTATTCTTGACAACATCAGCTTCATCTTACGTCCAGGTGACAAGACAGCTCTTATCGGACAAAACGACATCCAAACAACTGCCTTGATCCGCGCTATTATGGGTGAAATCGAATATGAAGGAACTGTCAAGTGGGGAGTTACAACGAGTCGCTCTTACTTACCAAAAGACAATTCAGCTGACTTTGCAGGTGGCGAGTCAATTCTTGACTGGCTCCGTCAATTCGCAAGTAAAGAAGAAGATGACAATACCTTCCTTCGTGGTTTCCTCGGACGCATGCTCTTTTCTGGAGACGAGGTTAACAAGCCTGTCAACGTCTTGTCAGGGGGAGAAAAAGTGCGCGTGATGCTTTCAAAACTCATGCTTTTGAAGTCAAACGTTCTTGTACTTGACGATCCTACAAATCACTTGGATTTGGAATCTATTTCAAGCTTGAACGATGGATTGAAAAACTTCAAAGAATCGATTATCTTTGCCAGTCACGACCATGAGTTTATTCAAACTCTTGCCAACCATATCATTGTTCTTTCAAAAAATGGTGTCATTGACCGGATTGATGAAACCTATGATGAATTCTTAGAAAACCAAGAAGTTCAAGCAAAAGTTAAAGAACTTTGGAAAGACTAAGAAATCACTCCAAAGAATCAAAAACCCTGAAACCCTTGTTTCAGGGTCTTTCAATAGACTATATGAAATTTAAAAAATATCTATCACACCCCATCATTGTTTACTTTACAGCTTTTTTACTTCCCTTTACAATCTTATTTTTCGTCTATCTCAGTCAGGGTATTTATTGGGGGAGTGAAACTTCTCCTTTATTAGGTGATGGCTTTCATCAATACGTTATTTTCGACGTTACCTTACGAAATATTTTACACGGAACCGACAGCCTCCTTTACAGCTTTACAAGTGGACTCGGCTTAAATTTTTACGCTCTTTCCAGCTATTACTTAGGAAGTTTTCTATCTCCCTTTGTCTTCTTCTTTGACAGTTTATCCATGGTTGATTCCGTCTATCTCTTTACACTGATAAAAATAGGCTTGATTGGGTTGTCAACTTATTATTCCATTAAGGGAATCTATCCTAAACTCCAGCAATTCTTGATTCTTTCACTGTCAACTTTGTTTGCGTTAATGAGTTTCTCCATCAGTCAGATTGAAATCAAAACCTGGCTCGATGTCTTCATTTTAGCTCCGCTCATTCTCTTAGGTTTACACCGTTTGATGATTCAAAAGAAGCGCGTTCTCTACTTTACAAGCTTGACTATCCTCTTCATCCAAAATTATTATTTTGGATTTATGATGGCTCTTTTCTTAACTTTATGGTATT
Protein-coding sequences here:
- a CDS encoding energy-coupling factor transporter transmembrane component T family protein is translated as MNSMILGRYVPGNSILHRMDPRAKLLGLFLLIVILFWANNVLTNVLLFLLAFALILSAKIPFRFFINGLKSMVFIIAFTTLFQLFATTGGKTLVQFYFLTVTDKGLAQAGVIFCRFILIVVFSTILTLTTTPLSLADAVEKLLTPFKIIKVPAHEIGLMLSMSLRFVPTLMDDTIRIMNAQRARGVDFGEGNLLQKIRSFIPILIPLFASSFKRADALAIAMEARGYKSGEGRSRYRQLKWQALDSVAILSVVAVGAIIFWLKY
- a CDS encoding energy-coupling factor transporter ATPase; this translates as MGIALKQLSYTYQEGTPFEGAVLFDVNIEIPSGSYTALIGHTGSGKSTILQLLNGLLLPSRGEVQMNDMRISSESSQKELKDLRKKVGLVFQFPESQLFAETVVKDVAFGPQNFGVDQESAESIAKEKLRLVGLSEELFERSPFELSGGQMRRVAIAGILAMEPEILVLDEPTAGLDPSGRRELMKLFASLHQAGMTIVLVSHSMEDVAEYANLVYVLEKGRMVRSGHPRDVFQDVEGLENIQLGVPKVTKFAWRLRQKGLSLPTLPITLQEFKELIGHE
- a CDS encoding energy-coupling factor ABC transporter ATP-binding protein; this translates as MNNIIEVRNLTFKYQKTDENHQLNDISFHVKHGEWLSIIGHNGSGKSTVVRLIDGLLEPESGQIYISGDLLTPENVWDKRSEIGMVFQNPDNQFVGATVEDDVAFGLENQGIPRDEMVQRVDEALKMVRMDEFKDREPARLSGGQKQRVAIAGIIALRPKIIILDEATSMLDPEGRLELIRTVREVKERYGLTVISITHDLEEVSLSDRVILFEKGKATLDLTPRELFSRDDLDEIGLEEPFANRLRSMLHQKGFPVGETYQTEGELEKLLWELL
- the pgsA gene encoding CDP-diacylglycerol--glycerol-3-phosphate 3-phosphatidyltransferase; this encodes MKKENIPNALTLIRIVFIPIFILMLIFGKGYGWHVAAAIVFAVASITDYLDGYLARKWKVVSNFGKFADPMADKLLVMSAFIMMIELKMVPAWITAVIICRELAVTGLRLLLVETGGVVLPAAMPGKIKTFSQMFAIIFLLFHWDLLGQITLYVALIFTVYSGYEYFKGSAYLFKDTFR
- the yfmH gene encoding EF-P 5-aminopentanol modification-associated protein YfmH; this encodes MIKKDLEKIDYPAVGECVYQTSLQNGLKLYLIPKADFNESYAIISTKFGSIDTRFTVDGVEGIKEFPAGIAHFLEHKLFEDQDGQDYLQHFVKLGAESNAFTSFTQTSYLFSTTSNVNENLRLLLEMTQSLHLSKDSLKKEQLIIQQEIEMYQDSPDYQLFFRALANLYPDTPLAQDIAGTVSSLSQIDEKSLQDNFDYFYQPSNMQLVVVGNFDLDSLVNLVSEFEMKTSSKPLPHISPVDLNPVVQNETSRMEVASPKLAIGIRGRNQIPPLYQYRYKIILKLLFAMMFGWTSKRFQSLYEVGKLDNSLTLEIEVESSFHFVMLTMDTSEPVSISHQFRTAIKNFEKDPDVTQEHLDTIKSEMFGDFLHGLNSLDYIATQFNPIETGENLFDLPKILQSISLQDVVKVGRDFVNACDMTDFIIFPK
- the yfmF gene encoding EF-P 5-aminopentanol modification-associated protein YfmF, which gives rise to MELVTGVRIHFMKSEKFKTNEIKVRFSAPLSEETIAGRVLASRMIETANQLYPTSQQFREQLANLYGANFSTSVSKRGQMHYIDINLSYVRDAFLSKKNVLTDQMLDLLKVSLNAPLAEDGSFHSETFSVEKKNLITELEAEIENHYYYAHQQLNRLFYDQADMKLSKYGSVQQIQNEDEGSAYQAFQEMLQTNLIDFFFMGDFNELAVIEKISEFGLQPRKSYVNLFYAQSFSNVVREGLEQRETHQSILELGYHFPVQYGEKEHFALIVLNGLLGAFSHSKLFTVIREKEGLAYTISSHFDIFSHFMRIYAGIDRKNRTRTMTLMSRQVSDLKRGKFTSEELRLTKEMIINAAKLSQDRPGTLIERAYLHSILGKQFLSIDDWIQAIQLVTKEEIMAVAKSLKLQAVYFMEGRE
- the yaaA gene encoding S4 domain-containing protein YaaA; its protein translation is MNYKLFDEFITLQALFKELGIIQSGGAIKAFLHENQVEVNGEVETRRGRKLRVGDTIEVIGEKEVITLTEPSPEEIEDYQADKLEKERVAQLVKKLNKEQKQNKDSKPKKEENKRKPVRFPGT
- the recF gene encoding DNA replication/repair protein RecF (All proteins in this family for which functions are known are DNA-binding proteins that assist the filamentation of RecA onto DNA for the initiation of recombination or recombinational repair.), translated to MWLKSIHIQKFRNYKEVNLQFHSRLNIFLGQNAQGKTNLLESIYFLALTRSHRTRSDKDLIHFQEEQFTVSGVLEKKTGSIPLEISLSSKGRVTKVNHLKQSKLSTYIGNMNVVLFAPEDLQLVKGSPALRRKFIDIDLGQMKPVYLSDLTAYHHVLKQRNSYLKTSNTVDPTFLDVLDEQLADYGSRVCIHRKDFLKKLEDFGQEKHFEISNQTEKLSIRYDSSIPFQDEETLRQTFITLLRENRTKDLIKKTTSVGPHRDDISFYINDMNATFGSQGQHRSVVLSLKLAEISLIESLTNEKPILLLDDVMSELDNNRQLHLLEVISRDIQTFITTTTLDHLKDLPEDLKIFNIQSGQVDE